From a region of the Methanolobus tindarius DSM 2278 genome:
- a CDS encoding cytochrome c biogenesis protein has product MLIDGKKEKILAIITAPVMLIAIGMIFFYVPQMKGNAGEILDSSFKIFYFHLPIAMVSYLAFTVVFIASIMHLKGNSSKWDIVAHSAAEVGVVFAFLVLVTGSIWAKATWGWYWIWEPRLTTSLALFLIYLAYLMLRQALEEPEKRARLAAVFGIIGFMSVPLSFLSIRLWRSAHPLMFGSSSYGSSGGGLEGTSLQLTLAVNMLAFALIFTSMLIYRINNESLKEELEEMKYQRS; this is encoded by the coding sequence ATGCTCATTGACGGGAAAAAAGAAAAGATACTTGCAATTATCACGGCTCCTGTTATGTTAATTGCCATCGGGATGATATTTTTCTATGTGCCCCAGATGAAAGGGAATGCCGGTGAGATACTTGACAGCAGTTTCAAGATATTCTATTTCCACCTGCCAATTGCAATGGTATCATATCTTGCGTTCACTGTTGTTTTTATTGCCAGTATAATGCACCTTAAAGGAAACAGCAGCAAATGGGACATCGTTGCCCATTCTGCCGCCGAGGTAGGTGTGGTTTTTGCATTCCTTGTACTTGTAACAGGTTCTATATGGGCCAAAGCAACATGGGGCTGGTACTGGATATGGGAGCCAAGGCTTACAACCTCACTTGCACTTTTCCTTATCTATCTCGCCTACCTGATGCTTCGTCAGGCACTTGAGGAACCTGAAAAGAGAGCACGTCTTGCGGCTGTATTTGGAATTATTGGATTTATGTCAGTTCCACTGAGTTTCTTATCCATCAGGTTATGGCGTTCAGCACATCCACTGATGTTCGGAAGTTCTTCATACGGAAGCAGTGGCGGTGGACTTGAAGGAACTTCACTTCAGTTGACACTTGCTGTTAACATGCTTGCTTTTGCTTTGATATTTACTTCAATGCTGATCTACAGGATCAACAATGAATCATTGAAGGAAGAGCTTGAAGAAATGAAATACCAGCGTTCCTGA
- a CDS encoding HAD family hydrolase, producing the protein MLLPHGDDLLKAVIFDMDGVLVDSMSDHAEAVQHIFDEIGVEMDKQDIFEREGERTVDIVRFLLQKGSADASQFDISDIVERYIEEFNRIAEFKVFDGMPECLSGLKDKFKLAVVSGSDRPIVQDIIQSEYPGIFRELVTADDVQRGKPEPDPYLKAIEMLGISSHEAIVIENAPMGVESAKKAGLCCMAVPTYLDAEKFHQADMVIENHTRLVEFLNELEPSYDCSRSDLSKS; encoded by the coding sequence ATGCTTCTCCCACATGGTGATGATTTGTTAAAGGCTGTAATATTCGATATGGATGGCGTGCTTGTTGATTCTATGTCAGATCATGCGGAAGCTGTCCAGCATATTTTTGATGAAATTGGCGTTGAAATGGATAAGCAGGATATCTTCGAGAGAGAAGGAGAGAGAACCGTTGACATAGTGAGATTCCTTCTTCAGAAAGGAAGCGCAGACGCATCACAATTTGACATATCGGATATCGTAGAGAGATATATTGAAGAATTTAACAGGATAGCAGAATTCAAGGTTTTTGATGGGATGCCAGAGTGTCTCAGTGGTCTTAAAGATAAATTCAAGCTTGCTGTTGTTTCAGGCTCAGACAGACCAATTGTTCAGGATATTATTCAATCCGAATATCCGGGAATATTCAGGGAACTTGTTACAGCCGATGATGTACAGCGCGGAAAACCAGAACCAGATCCATATCTTAAAGCAATAGAAATGCTCGGGATTTCAAGCCATGAAGCGATCGTAATAGAAAATGCACCAATGGGAGTTGAATCTGCCAAAAAAGCAGGATTATGTTGTATGGCAGTACCCACATACCTTGATGCTGAAAAATTCCATCAGGCAGACATGGTTATTGAAAACCACACCCGCCTTGTAGAGTTCCTGAATGAACTGGAACCGTCTTATGACTGTTCACGGTCGGATTTATCAAAATCGTAA
- a CDS encoding SAM-dependent methyltransferase, with product MRLDTYLVETGLFKSRGRAKTAILNGSVRVDGTVIKKPSKDISADSEIDVDEGLDMPRGYFKLKRIQDATGVISPGDRVLDLGSSAGGFLMMASEIALSVKGVEFSRDFDYELGKVVNEKENVTVMFGDVFQIPLNEMSPEHVDVILSDMTLEPMDSLAALERVLPLLRDNGKLLQVIKMGKEKNSKPILAKVESLGVKILDVLESERQEIYIIAQKTAHNVRK from the coding sequence ATGAGACTGGATACATATCTTGTGGAAACAGGACTCTTTAAGTCGCGAGGACGAGCCAAGACTGCCATACTCAACGGGAGTGTCAGGGTTGATGGCACAGTCATCAAAAAACCCTCAAAGGACATCAGTGCAGATTCTGAGATTGATGTCGATGAAGGTCTGGATATGCCCCGGGGCTACTTCAAGCTAAAGAGAATTCAGGATGCAACAGGTGTGATATCTCCGGGAGATCGTGTACTAGATCTGGGGTCCAGTGCAGGGGGATTCCTGATGATGGCATCTGAGATAGCCTTATCAGTAAAAGGAGTGGAGTTCAGCAGGGACTTTGACTATGAACTTGGCAAAGTTGTAAATGAAAAGGAAAATGTCACCGTGATGTTTGGTGATGTGTTCCAGATTCCTCTTAATGAAATGTCACCTGAGCATGTTGATGTGATTCTCAGTGATATGACGCTTGAGCCAATGGATTCTCTGGCAGCCCTTGAAAGAGTGTTACCGCTGCTCAGGGACAACGGTAAGTTGCTTCAGGTCATCAAAATGGGAAAAGAGAAGAACAGTAAACCCATACTTGCTAAGGTTGAATCTCTTGGCGTAAAGATACTTGATGTCCTGGAATCGGAGAGGCAGGAGATATACATAATCGCACAGAAAACCGCACATAATGTTAGAAAATAA
- a CDS encoding bile acid:sodium symporter family protein: MIKKFTSLFPVWAILLSVVAFIYPSIFSPYKSAITPLLGVVMFGMGITLSANDFLLVLKRPKVIVLGTALQYILMPLLAFIISYLLNLPLEIMAGMVLLGACPGGTASNVICYLAKGDVALSITLTSVSTLLAFILTPALTWLYIGQAVPVAVGSMMLSIVKIVLVPVALGIILNTFFDKHIERFRHAFPALSVATIVFIIAIIIALNKDSILVAGKLVIVAVILHNGFGLASGYVLSKKLGLDEKDARTIAIEVGMQNSGLSVALAVKYFSALAGLPGALFSIWHNISGSFLAYRFSK, translated from the coding sequence ATGATAAAGAAATTCACCTCCCTCTTCCCGGTATGGGCTATTCTGCTTTCAGTTGTGGCTTTCATCTATCCTTCCATTTTTTCACCATACAAAAGTGCCATAACCCCGCTTCTGGGAGTTGTGATGTTTGGCATGGGCATCACCCTTTCTGCAAATGATTTCCTGCTGGTGCTCAAAAGACCAAAAGTCATTGTGCTCGGAACCGCATTGCAATATATTCTGATGCCACTTCTCGCATTCATAATTTCATACTTACTAAATCTCCCTCTTGAGATTATGGCAGGAATGGTGCTACTTGGAGCCTGCCCCGGTGGAACTGCATCAAATGTGATATGCTATCTTGCAAAAGGAGACGTAGCTCTGTCAATCACACTTACATCGGTTTCCACACTACTTGCATTCATCCTGACACCTGCACTCACATGGCTTTACATCGGACAGGCAGTGCCTGTTGCAGTTGGTAGTATGATGCTGAGTATCGTTAAAATAGTACTTGTGCCCGTGGCACTTGGAATTATCCTGAACACATTCTTTGATAAACATATCGAGCGTTTCAGGCATGCATTCCCTGCATTATCTGTAGCCACAATCGTGTTCATCATTGCAATAATAATCGCCCTGAACAAAGACAGCATCCTCGTTGCCGGAAAACTGGTGATAGTTGCTGTCATCCTTCACAATGGATTCGGGCTTGCCAGTGGTTATGTGCTTTCAAAGAAACTGGGACTTGATGAAAAAGATGCAAGAACAATTGCAATTGAGGTCGGAATGCAGAATTCCGGGCTGAGCGTTGCACTTGCAGTGAAATATTTTTCTGCGCTGGCGGGTCTTCCGGGTGCTCTGTTTAGTATATGGCATAATATATCGGGATCGTTTTTGGCATATAGGTTTAGTAAGTGA
- a CDS encoding NADH:flavin oxidoreductase produces the protein MLFEPIMLGNMEVPNRFVRSATHEWMAESDGTPTDRIGDMYEELARGEVGLIITGYAYVNPNGKSDNLQQGIYDDKFIEPYRKIVSRVHEYESKIVVQIVHGGRQTMMTADNPVILAPSAVTNKRNGTTPEEMTEEEVLQTIEDFANAARRAKEAGFDGVQLHAAHGFLLSNFISPYTNRRKDRWGGSTEKRTQVILDIIDRIHEMIGDEFPILVKLNATDGFPEGTKNVLDAPECVEIAKILASNGVCAIEVSGGIVEAGQQMFRTKINTADAEAYYRGYSKMIKEAVDVPVMVVGGIRSKYVIEQLLTDGYADMVSLCRPLICEPDLVSKFKNGDIEVAKCVSCNLCSDESGIKCNYDFDKSDREQS, from the coding sequence ATGTTGTTCGAACCTATTATGCTGGGGAATATGGAAGTTCCTAATCGTTTTGTACGTTCCGCTACCCATGAGTGGATGGCAGAGTCAGATGGCACACCGACCGACAGGATTGGTGATATGTATGAAGAGCTTGCACGTGGAGAAGTCGGGCTTATAATAACCGGATATGCATATGTGAATCCTAATGGGAAAAGTGACAACCTTCAGCAGGGAATCTATGATGACAAATTCATAGAACCTTACAGGAAGATAGTCTCAAGAGTTCATGAGTATGAAAGCAAGATAGTTGTCCAGATAGTTCACGGTGGCAGGCAGACAATGATGACCGCCGACAATCCTGTGATACTGGCACCATCTGCTGTTACAAACAAGAGGAATGGTACTACTCCTGAGGAAATGACCGAGGAAGAAGTGCTTCAGACCATAGAGGACTTTGCCAACGCAGCAAGAAGAGCAAAGGAAGCAGGTTTTGACGGAGTTCAGTTGCATGCAGCTCATGGTTTCCTGCTCAGTAATTTTATTTCTCCGTACACAAACAGGCGAAAGGACAGGTGGGGAGGTTCAACTGAGAAAAGAACTCAGGTTATCCTTGATATCATTGACAGGATACATGAGATGATAGGTGATGAGTTCCCGATACTTGTCAAGCTTAATGCAACCGATGGTTTCCCTGAGGGTACAAAAAATGTTCTTGATGCACCGGAATGTGTAGAGATAGCAAAGATCCTTGCCTCAAATGGTGTCTGTGCAATAGAGGTCAGCGGTGGAATTGTAGAAGCCGGGCAGCAGATGTTCAGAACCAAAATAAACACTGCTGATGCAGAAGCATATTACAGGGGCTATTCTAAAATGATAAAGGAAGCGGTTGATGTTCCTGTAATGGTTGTAGGCGGTATACGCTCAAAGTATGTCATAGAACAGCTATTAACTGACGGATATGCCGATATGGTGTCACTTTGCAGACCTCTCATTTGTGAACCTGACCTTGTGTCAAAGTTCAAAAATGGTGATATTGAGGTCGCAAAATGTGTTTCATGTAACCTGTGTTCCGATGAGAGTGGAATTAAGTGCAATTACGATTTTGATAAATCCGACCGTGAACAGTCATAA
- a CDS encoding S-layer protein domain-containing protein → MKFLKNVSIVTILILTFFILMQNPVDAAVLTVSAENGNYSLIQDAINNANSGDTILVYPGTYHENVDVAKQLNIMSTDGAELTHVIAASADNHVFNVTADGVTIDGFYVSGFTGHSKAGIYLDSSNNTVTNVNAVNNTWGIYLDSCRNNIVTHNNVANNSYDGIIPYYSTNITLTNNIAANNKFGIRIYHSTNNTLTDNIATSNSYWGIILVDSNDNTLVNNTAKDNSDGIELSSSSDNILVNNRAVDNSEDGIYLFYTSNNNMLKGNIASNNANNGIKLYSSFYNKIVDNSVSNNGEYGIYVYSSLDNIIYNNFFKNTANYRIYEPLSYCPTINEWNVNKTAGTNIVGGPYLGGNYWARPDGKGFSQRCTDADGDGICDIRYSLYGSMYNIDYLPLASWSTGDVMPVASFSSNVTSGYTPLSVAFTDISINADAYEWDFGDGSISTDKNPIHVFTNVGTYSVSLTVFNGSKSDIAIQTITVNEPVSNLPVASFTTDVVEGTVPLTVEFTDTSANSPTAWCWDFDNDGIIDSTDQNPVYTFASIGSYDVTLKVTNSDGEGNSDVTTIAVYPQTHYTGNRIWDENAGQSTIYTWDARSFSGFFYDLDSGLSSETMTIHNINRSLGEGDIVYQTRPIETDFEHNDWGSCQLISFMAETYFAGYTDETEIDDVEKVSMLSSGQLSRILIDNDGQKTVNESSSLKLENGYSLNIVEVDEKGNSVYVVLSKGNINLDSAIVSSNDDYVYKVDLGDVDDVATIAVHLNGIFTDNGLSGVIIEGVFQISEDYLELYDGNTYGNMELTSISSDLIEMENEDSISLYRGGIINLMNNIYLIVADDYDLRFAPSLNISENETYELRGTVSEDDTLLTWTPLNFEGFYYDIDEGIQTETLELTDISGRNIDDGDLIYTSTPASIEFEHSDWGEFQIIGFMAEKYFAGYTDDTDIDGLDEVSLLSHGCLSKLLIDDDDSFLIYSDSSLILEENYVLDITEINTSTNEIFLSLTKDGEELDNGIVSSSSDYTYSLDIGNNTNVPLIAVHFKDIIVSGEKKGVFVEGSFQISDQFVTFRDGGSFNNMEITSYSAHSIVMKNEDSIFLSKGAVVNITDNIKLRVANSSTVRYYPFIVQGNSSIDNEVIIPEEDEESDAGSSTTTTSSSGGGSGGGGGTTGEEFENIAYKDVLSEFVSKGGVTSYEFNNELNAIEYINFEASRNWGKIFSTIEMLNGKSALVNENAPDTVYCNVNIWVGKSGFSSSDNIANSVVGFKVEKEWIKDYDIAETTIRLCRYSDDEWSYLDTQKIGEDDKYVHFEASTPGFSPFAIVGTSAEKVTVEDELKATKSTIDDTSDVNEVPAEQTSTIKNWIAIGSLSILLIGGIVGYSIFRKRI, encoded by the coding sequence ATGAAATTTTTAAAAAACGTCTCAATTGTTACTATTCTTATTTTGACTTTCTTTATTTTAATGCAAAATCCCGTTGATGCAGCTGTTTTGACTGTAAGTGCTGAAAATGGAAATTATTCTTTAATACAGGATGCAATTAACAATGCAAATTCAGGTGATACTATCCTCGTTTATCCTGGTACATATCATGAGAACGTTGATGTGGCAAAACAACTGAATATCATGTCAACAGACGGAGCCGAGCTTACGCATGTTATTGCTGCATCTGCAGATAATCATGTTTTTAATGTCACTGCTGATGGAGTGACAATAGATGGTTTTTATGTAAGTGGGTTTACAGGGCATTCCAAAGCAGGGATATATTTGGATTCCTCCAACAACACGGTGACAAATGTCAATGCAGTAAACAATACATGGGGCATCTATCTGGATTCTTGCAGAAACAACATAGTGACACATAACAATGTAGCGAACAATAGTTACGACGGTATAATTCCGTACTATTCCACCAACATCACGCTCACAAACAACATAGCAGCAAACAACAAGTTCGGCATACGTATCTATCATTCTACTAACAACACACTAACAGACAACATTGCAACAAGCAATAGTTATTGGGGTATAATTCTAGTTGACTCCAACGATAACACACTTGTGAACAATACGGCAAAAGACAATTCTGATGGTATCGAGCTAAGTTCTTCCAGTGACAACATACTTGTGAATAACAGAGCAGTAGACAATTCAGAAGACGGTATATACCTGTTTTATACCAGTAATAACAACATGCTGAAAGGAAATATCGCTTCCAACAATGCAAACAATGGAATAAAGTTGTATAGTTCCTTTTATAATAAGATAGTGGACAACTCAGTATCAAACAACGGTGAGTACGGCATCTATGTGTATTCTTCCCTAGACAACATAATCTATAACAATTTCTTTAAAAACACCGCAAACTACAGAATTTATGAACCCTTATCCTATTGTCCCACCATCAATGAATGGAATGTTAATAAAACCGCAGGCACTAATATCGTTGGTGGCCCCTATCTTGGAGGCAACTACTGGGCAAGGCCTGATGGTAAGGGATTCAGTCAGAGATGCACTGATGCGGACGGTGATGGTATCTGTGATATAAGGTATTCTTTATATGGGTCCATGTATAATATCGATTATCTCCCACTTGCATCATGGAGTACTGGAGATGTGATGCCTGTTGCTTCATTCAGTTCAAATGTAACTTCCGGTTACACTCCTTTGTCTGTAGCTTTCACTGACATCTCTATCAATGCTGATGCATATGAATGGGATTTTGGAGATGGATCCATTTCAACTGACAAGAACCCAATTCATGTTTTTACCAATGTGGGTACTTACAGTGTTTCCTTAACAGTATTTAATGGAAGTAAATCCGATATTGCCATTCAGACCATAACAGTTAATGAACCAGTATCAAATCTTCCTGTTGCTTCATTCACTACGGATGTTGTAGAAGGCACTGTTCCTCTCACTGTTGAATTTACTGATACTTCAGCAAATAGTCCTACAGCATGGTGCTGGGATTTTGACAATGACGGTATCATTGATTCAACTGATCAAAACCCAGTATACACATTTGCTTCAATCGGTTCCTATGATGTAACTCTTAAAGTGACAAACAGTGATGGAGAAGGTAATTCTGATGTCACAACCATCGCAGTTTATCCACAGACCCATTACACTGGTAACAGAATTTGGGATGAAAACGCTGGACAATCTACAATCTACACTTGGGATGCAAGAAGTTTTTCTGGCTTTTTCTATGATCTTGACTCAGGACTCAGTTCCGAAACCATGACTATTCACAATATAAACCGTTCTCTTGGAGAGGGGGATATTGTTTACCAGACTAGACCTATAGAAACTGATTTTGAACATAATGACTGGGGATCATGTCAATTAATCTCTTTCATGGCGGAAACGTACTTTGCAGGATACACCGATGAAACTGAAATTGATGATGTTGAAAAAGTAAGTATGCTGTCATCAGGTCAGTTATCGAGGATTCTAATTGATAATGATGGACAGAAAACTGTTAATGAATCTTCTTCTCTTAAACTTGAAAATGGTTACTCACTTAATATAGTTGAGGTCGATGAGAAAGGGAATAGTGTATATGTCGTTCTTTCCAAAGGCAATATCAACCTTGATAGTGCCATAGTTTCAAGCAATGATGATTATGTCTATAAGGTTGACCTTGGTGATGTTGACGATGTTGCAACAATTGCTGTCCATCTTAATGGAATATTTACTGATAATGGATTATCCGGTGTTATTATAGAAGGTGTATTCCAAATATCTGAAGATTACTTGGAACTTTACGACGGAAATACATATGGTAACATGGAATTAACCTCCATAAGTTCTGACTTGATTGAAATGGAAAATGAGGATAGTATCTCTCTATATAGAGGAGGTATAATAAACCTGATGAATAATATATATCTCATAGTTGCTGATGATTATGACCTTAGGTTTGCTCCATCATTGAATATATCTGAAAATGAGACATACGAACTCCGTGGTACAGTTTCTGAGGATGATACTCTTCTTACATGGACTCCTCTTAACTTCGAAGGTTTCTACTATGATATCGATGAAGGTATTCAGACAGAAACTCTTGAATTAACAGATATATCTGGCAGAAACATCGATGATGGTGACCTCATTTATACAAGTACACCCGCATCTATAGAGTTCGAACATTCAGACTGGGGAGAATTCCAGATAATAGGCTTTATGGCAGAGAAATACTTTGCAGGTTATACAGATGACACAGATATTGATGGTCTTGATGAAGTAAGTTTGTTGTCACACGGTTGTCTTTCTAAGCTACTCATAGACGATGATGATAGTTTTTTGATTTATTCTGATTCATCCCTAATTCTTGAGGAAAACTATGTGCTTGATATTACTGAAATTAATACAAGCACCAATGAAATATTTTTAAGTCTTACAAAAGATGGAGAGGAACTTGATAATGGCATAGTTTCCTCCTCTAGCGATTACACATATTCACTCGATATTGGCAACAATACAAATGTGCCACTAATAGCAGTTCATTTCAAAGACATCATTGTTTCTGGAGAAAAGAAAGGTGTCTTCGTTGAAGGTTCGTTCCAAATATCGGATCAGTTCGTAACATTTAGAGATGGGGGTAGTTTCAATAATATGGAAATTACCAGCTACTCGGCTCATTCAATTGTTATGAAAAATGAAGATTCAATTTTCCTATCAAAGGGTGCTGTAGTTAACATAACTGACAATATAAAGTTAAGAGTAGCTAATAGTAGTACTGTAAGATATTATCCTTTTATAGTACAGGGAAATTCGTCTATAGACAATGAAGTAATCATTCCGGAAGAAGATGAAGAATCAGATGCAGGCTCATCTACAACTACTACTAGTTCTTCAGGCGGCGGCAGTGGTGGAGGCGGTGGAACCACCGGTGAAGAATTTGAGAACATTGCTTACAAGGATGTTCTCTCTGAATTTGTATCAAAAGGTGGTGTAACCTCTTATGAATTTAATAATGAGTTAAATGCCATCGAATACATCAATTTCGAGGCTTCAAGGAACTGGGGCAAGATATTCTCTACAATTGAGATGCTGAACGGAAAGTCTGCACTTGTGAATGAGAATGCACCGGATACAGTTTACTGCAATGTCAATATATGGGTTGGAAAATCTGGATTTTCAAGTTCAGATAATATTGCCAATTCGGTTGTTGGATTCAAAGTTGAGAAAGAGTGGATTAAAGATTATGATATTGCTGAGACTACTATCAGATTGTGTAGGTATTCTGATGATGAATGGAGTTATCTTGACACCCAGAAAATAGGTGAAGATGATAAATACGTTCATTTTGAGGCAAGTACTCCTGGATTTTCACCATTTGCAATCGTAGGTACTTCTGCTGAGAAAGTTACAGTTGAAGATGAACTAAAAGCAACAAAATCTACAATAGATGATACTTCTGATGTAAATGAAGTACCTGCAGAACAGACTAGTACTATCAAAAACTGGATAGCAATTGGATCATTGTCTATTTTGCTGATAGGTGGAATTGTAGGATATTCAATTTTCAGGAAACGAATTTAA
- a CDS encoding DUF2119 domain-containing protein, translating into MSYRILGEGKPVRLFVAGLHGEEWRDTSDILENIEAPQKGTLAVIPLVNNGTYISTLDDRYFSEIGIPIIEAVEELKPEVYIEIHSYSAENLEALTGVNRLKSIGVPAFSRLDHDVLLGSVAPYIRRKYFPQDALCLTFEIQKQNPISKEYARKIINQMKEFTSRDEFLTCMLERYPKQARKAIDDYKKFYGLSDDQI; encoded by the coding sequence ATGTCATACAGGATACTTGGAGAAGGAAAACCTGTCAGGTTATTTGTCGCAGGCCTGCATGGTGAGGAATGGAGAGATACCTCCGATATTCTTGAGAATATAGAAGCTCCGCAAAAAGGTACACTTGCAGTAATTCCGCTTGTAAATAATGGTACTTATATCTCAACACTGGATGACAGGTATTTTTCAGAAATTGGCATTCCTATCATTGAAGCTGTAGAAGAGCTTAAACCGGAGGTCTACATTGAGATTCATTCCTACTCTGCAGAAAATCTTGAGGCTTTAACCGGTGTCAATCGGCTTAAAAGCATAGGTGTTCCGGCTTTTAGCAGACTTGACCATGATGTACTGCTGGGATCCGTAGCACCATACATCCGCAGGAAATATTTCCCACAGGATGCACTTTGTCTAACTTTTGAGATTCAGAAACAGAACCCTATCTCAAAGGAATATGCAAGAAAGATAATCAATCAGATGAAGGAGTTCACTTCACGGGATGAATTCCTTACTTGTATGCTTGAAAGGTATCCGAAGCAAGCTAGAAAAGCAATTGATGATTATAAGAAGTTCTATGGTCTTTCAGATGATCAGATATGA